One part of the Dasypus novemcinctus isolate mDasNov1 chromosome 27, mDasNov1.1.hap2, whole genome shotgun sequence genome encodes these proteins:
- the MMP12 gene encoding macrophage metalloelastase, protein MKFLLLILVLQVTASGSVPLTRDAKAEENEVTFAQRYLGTFYDLHMEDIPKTKMGVHENLMENKIQEMQQFLGLRVTGQLDPPTLAMMHTPRCGVPDVGDFRTMPGRPVWRKHYITYRIKNYTPDLAQVDVDYAIHKAFQAWSDVTPLKFRKINAGEADIMISFSRGAHGDFYPFDGRGGILAHAFAPGAGIGGDTHFDEDETWTKSYRGTNLFLVAVHEIGHSLGLDHSHDRAAIMFPTYSYTDPNTFHLSPDDIRGIQSLYGGPEQHQPLPDPNGGDLSICDPNMRFDAVTTIGNQVFFFKDRYLWWKDPKTPKVNGGLISKLWPTLPSGIQAAYEIEARKVVFLFKDDKYWLINDLRLQPNYPKSIHSLGFPDSVKRIDAAVFNPLYYKTYFFVDNWYWRYDERRQVMDPDYPKWITRNFIGIGPKIDAAYYSQRHFYFFQGSQKLEYNSQVRRVTKRMKSNSGLGC, encoded by the exons ATGAAGTTTCTTCTATTGATCCTGGTCCTGCAAGTCACTGCCTCTGGATCTGTTCCCCTGACCAGAGATGCAAAAGCCGAAGAAAATGAAGTGACATTTGCCCAG AGGTACTTGGGAACCTTTTATGACCTCCACATGGAAGATATTCCCAAGACAAAAATGGGAGTTCATGAGAATCTTATGGAGAATAAAATCCAGGAAATGCAACAGTTCTTGGGGTTAAGAGTCACTGGGCAACTGGACCCACCTACTCTGGCAATGATGCACACCCCCCGCTGTGGAGTGCCCGACGTGGGTGATTTCAGGACAATGCCAGGGAGGCCAGTGTGGCGGAAGCATTATATCACCTACAG AATCAAAAATTACACTCCTGACCTGGCGCAGGTAGATGTGGACTACGCCATCCACAAGGCTTTCCAAGCGTGGAGTGACGTGACGCCCctgaaattcagaaagattaatgcAGGCGAGGCTGACATCATGATATCTTTTTCACGAGGAG CTCATGGAGACTTCTATCCTTTCGATGGAAGAGGCGGAATTTTAGCCCATGCTTTTGCACCTGGAGCTGGTATTGGAGGAGACACACATTTCGATGAGGATGAAACCTGGACAAAAAGCTACAGAG GGACAAATTTGTTTCTCGTTGCTGTTCATGAGATTGGCCATTCCTTGGGTCTTGACCATTCCCATGATCGAGCGGCCATAATGTTTCCCACCTATAGTTATACTGACCCCAACACATTTCACCTCTCTCCTGATGACATCCGTGGCATTCAGTCTCTCTACG GAGGTCCAGAGCAGCACCAACCTTTGCCAGATCCCAACGGTGGAGACTTGTCTATCTGTGATCCCAATATGAGGTTCGATGCTGTCACTACCATCGGAAATcaagtgtttttctttaaagacaG GTACTTATGGTGGAAGGATCCCAAGACACCTAAGGTCAATGGTGGTTTAATTTCTAAGTTATGGCCCACTTTGCCATCTGGTATTCAGGCTGCTTATGAAATTGAAGCCAGAaaggtggtttttctttttaaag ATGATAAGTACTGGTTAATCAATGATTTAAGATTGCAACCAAACTACCCCAAGAGCATACATTCTTTGGGTTTTCCTGACTCTGTGAAAAGAATTGATGCAGCTGTTTTTAACCCACTTTACTACAAGACTTACTTCTTTGTAGATAACTGGTATTGGAG GTATGATGAGAGGAGACAAGTCATGGACCCTGATTATCCCAAATGGATTACCAGAAACTTTATAGGAATTGGGCCTAAAATCGATGCAGCCTACTACTCCCAAA gacACTTCTATTTCTTCCAAGGATCACAAAAACTTGAATACAACAGCCAAGTCAGGCGTGTCACCAAAAGGATGAAGAGCAATAGCGGATTGGGTTGTTAG